The Dunckerocampus dactyliophorus isolate RoL2022-P2 chromosome 13, RoL_Ddac_1.1, whole genome shotgun sequence genome window below encodes:
- the ap5s1 gene encoding AP-5 complex subunit sigma-1 — MVRCFIIHTVCQINALAPGESRVLYSRVFGPDEAVFHAGQQQHLNPKERRLLSAEKLAVVARQVHSAVSMSREASGRPLMEMLPGEEALALQEANSGVVRLRSGDPFSEEMSALWIAVQSLAFVMVCEPHENLILAEGTLRNLIRHCLEHLHMLGQGSEVLLKSNRIDVLLSRLLPHGQLLFLNHRFAQSLEKDVLADMNK, encoded by the exons ATGGTTCGTTGTTTCATCATCCACACCGTGTGCCAGATTAACGCCCTTGCTCCAGGGGAGAGCAGGGTGCTCTACTCTCGCGTCTTCGGGCCGGACGAGGCTGTATTTCATGCCgggcagcagcagcatcttAACCCGAAGGAGAGGCGACTTCTCTCGGCTGAGAAGCTCGCCGTGGTGGCGCG GCAGGTCCACAGTGCTGTCTCCATGTCCCGGGAAGCTTCTGGGCGTCCTCTGATGGAGATGCTGCCCGGCGAGGAGGCGCTGGCTCTGCAGGAGGCCAACAGCGGGGTGGTGCGGCTCCGATCCGGAGACCCCTTTTCTGAGGAGATGAGCGCACTGTGGATTGCCGTGCAAAGTTTGGCTTTTGTGATGGTGTGCGAACCTCACGAGAACCTCATTCTGGCTGAGGGAACCCTCCGGAACCTGATCAGACACTGCCTGGAGCACCTCCACATGCTGGGCCAAGGCAGCGAG GTTCTACTGAAGAGCAACCGCATCGACGTTCTCCTTAGTCGTCTGCTTCCTCACGGCCAGCTACTCTTCCTCAACCACCGCTTTGCTCAGAGTCTGGAGAAGGACGTGTTGGCCGACATGAACAAATGA